The following nucleotide sequence is from Brevinematia bacterium.
CTTATCCATATCTCCAGGTTATGAGCTAACAGATTGGAGCATTTCTAAAGGTTCTAGAGGTTTTAGGAACTTTCTTGTATTTAAAAACCATTTAAACTTTTCCAGTCCCGCAGGGACTGCGAGAAAAGTAAAAGAGAAACCATACCAATTGCTAATTTTAGACTTTATCGTTTAGAGCTTAGAGAACTGGAAATGCGAGCAAATGTCCCATTAGAATATCCCTATGAGTCTTGAGGAAATCATATCTTTGGACAGAAAGTACATTTTACCTTTTTACAGTAGGTTTAACCTAGGATTTACCAAAGGTTATGGAGCATATCTTTGGGGTTACGACAACAAAAAGTATCTTGACTTTACTTCAGGAATAGGAGTCCTCAATTTTGGACATTCTAACAAGGACATACTCAAACTCTTGGTAAACCAAGCAAAAAGACTGATGACTACTTCAAATCTTTTTTATTCTGAGGAGAGAGTGAAACTAGCTAAAGCTTTGGTGGATATAACGTTTGATGGTGGGGTTTTCTTCTCAAATAGCGGAGCTGAGGCAAATGAATCGGCAATAAAAATTTCAAGATTTTTCGGAAAAAGTATTGCGAAAGACAAATTCGTGATTCTCTCACTCACTGGTTCATTTCATGGTAGGACACTAGCAACGATAACCGCAACAGGGCAAAAGAAATACCAGAAAAATCTGGATCCTCTACCACAGGGCTTTGAATATGTAGAGTATAACAATATTGAAGATCTTGAGAAAAAATTTAACGAAAGGGTATGCGCAATTATGCTTGAAGCAATACAAGGTGAAGGAGGAGTAAGACCTCTGAGTAAGGAATTCGTAGAAAAGGTAAAGGAGCTGAGCGGTAAATATAAAGCATTGGTAATTTTTGATGAAGTGCAAACAGGAATTGGTAGAACAGGAAAATATTTTGGCTATCAACACTATGACATCGTTCCTGATATGATAACTATCTCAAAAGCGTTAGGTGGAGGACTACCCATGGGAGCAACTATATTAAAAAGAGATTACTTTGACCTGTGTGAGCAAGGAATGCATGCATCAACAATGGGAGGCAATCAGCTAGCATCAGCTGTTTCCTTAAAAGTATTAGAACTACTTACAAAGACTCAGGTTCTCTCCAACGTCAAAAAAATCAGCGATATTCTCTTTTCGGAGCTTGAGGAACTAAAAACTAAAAATTCTGTAATAAAAGAAGTAAGAGGCAAAGGACTTATGATAGGAATTGAATTTGACGAGAAAGTGAAAGTTATAGACGTTATAAACAGTATGATTAAGGAAGGTGTCTTGACCTTAAGATCTGGAGAGAACACTCTAAGGCTTCTTCCACCACTTATAATTGGGGAAAGAGAAGTTTACATCTTTCTAAAAGCTTTTAAGAAAGTGCTTGCTTCTGTGTGAGATTACTAATATCCTGAAAGGAAAGGGCATTTTTAAAGCTGTATCAAGGATGGTTTAAACAGGTTTTCTAATATGCTTTTGATACTTTTCGTTGATTTCTAACATTATTGTTTACCTATATTGACAGTTTTTTGACAGTTTTAACTTCCTTTGCTTGCGGAGAGGTTAGGAGACTAGTTGTTTCTATATAACCTTAGTAAAAACTTTTTCTTGCTCTGAGTATTCCGATTTTATAAAATATGTATATGACCGAAAAGGACAAAGCACTATTAAATCTGTCGGTAAAGAAGAAGCTAAGAGAACCTGATTATGTTTTGGATGATGAAACTCTTAAGCTTGAGACTCCGAAGTTTTTCAGGAAGAAAATAGAGGAGAAGATAACAGAGGAAGAGAAAAGGCTTAAAGAGTTAGAAAAAGAGATTGAAAGATTAGAGGAAGAGATAGAGAGAAAGAACGAAGAGCTTGCAAAACTTGAGGAAAACATTTTAGAAAGAGCAAACGAGAAAGCTTCCAAGATAATAGAAGATGCGGAAAAGGTAGCTTTCAATAAAGTTAAGTCATCTCTTGAAGAAAAAAACATAAACATCAGAGAAGCAGAAAAAGAGAGAGAAAGGATAATTGAGGAAGCGAAAAAGGAAGCCGAGAGAATCATTCAAGAAGCTAGGAGGCAGGCAGAAGACATAAAAAAGGAAGCTTACGAAAATGGATTCTCTC
It contains:
- a CDS encoding aspartate aminotransferase family protein; the protein is MSLEEIISLDRKYILPFYSRFNLGFTKGYGAYLWGYDNKKYLDFTSGIGVLNFGHSNKDILKLLVNQAKRLMTTSNLFYSEERVKLAKALVDITFDGGVFFSNSGAEANESAIKISRFFGKSIAKDKFVILSLTGSFHGRTLATITATGQKKYQKNLDPLPQGFEYVEYNNIEDLEKKFNERVCAIMLEAIQGEGGVRPLSKEFVEKVKELSGKYKALVIFDEVQTGIGRTGKYFGYQHYDIVPDMITISKALGGGLPMGATILKRDYFDLCEQGMHASTMGGNQLASAVSLKVLELLTKTQVLSNVKKISDILFSELEELKTKNSVIKEVRGKGLMIGIEFDEKVKVIDVINSMIKEGVLTLRSGENTLRLLPPLIIGEREVYIFLKAFKKVLASV
- the fliH gene encoding flagellar assembly protein FliH encodes the protein MTEKDKALLNLSVKKKLREPDYVLDDETLKLETPKFFRKKIEEKITEEEKRLKELEKEIERLEEEIERKNEELAKLEENILERANEKASKIIEDAEKVAFNKVKSSLEEKNINIREAEKERERIIEEAKKEAERIIQEARRQAEDIKKEAYENGFSQGIEDGFNQGKQEVVILSTRLREITSYIANKRMEIINKSEREVVELALEVVRKVLKEIRENERDLVIRQIKYVLSKLAGSTKFIIRINPADFNVVSQHKEEFFKIVEEGSDIKIIEDPFVEQGGCTVEVDTTTVDAQITSQLIEIEEKIKSLLP